Proteins from a single region of Acidovorax sp. NCPPB 3576:
- a CDS encoding GMC family oxidoreductase, with amino-acid sequence MSDTTFDYIIIGGGTAGALLCNRLSAGGRYRVLLIEAGRKDDYHWIHIPVGYLYCIGNPRTDWLYHTEPDAGLNGRSLRYPRGKTLGGCSSINGMIYMRGQARDYDQWADITGDASWRWDNALPYFRRHEDHWRLDQPDSASESFKRLHGSKTTGGTGEWRVEKQRLRWDVLDAFAQAAQQAGIPATDDFNGGDNEGVGYFEVNQKAGWRWNTAKAFLRPTCYGRPNFEMWTAAQATKLLIDPQPDGSRRCTGVQVWTGEEMVTAHATREVVLSAGAVNSPQLLQLSGIGPAALLREHGINVVHDLPGVGANLQDHLQIRAVFKVNGVPTLNMLAGSWLGKAKIGLEYAFKRSGPMSMAPSQLGAFTRSSPDQAHPNLEYHVQPLSLEAFGEPLHAFPAFTASVCNLNPTSRGTVHIKGPDFRTAPAIAPNYLSTPEDRQVAADSLRVTRRIVAQPALAPYQPEEWKPGVQFETDEDLARLAGDIATTIFHPVGTTRMGRDGDPMAVLDSQLRVRGIDGLRVVDAGAMPTITSGNTNSPTLMLAEKAAEWIRQAAQAQAQAPGAEAVVAAMR; translated from the coding sequence ATGAGCGACACCACTTTCGACTACATCATCATCGGCGGCGGCACGGCCGGCGCCCTGCTGTGCAACCGCCTGAGCGCCGGTGGCCGCTACCGCGTGCTGCTCATCGAGGCCGGCCGCAAGGACGACTACCACTGGATCCACATCCCGGTGGGCTACCTGTACTGCATCGGCAACCCGCGCACGGATTGGCTGTACCACACCGAACCCGACGCGGGCCTGAACGGCCGCAGCCTGCGCTACCCGCGCGGCAAGACGCTGGGCGGGTGCAGCAGCATCAACGGCATGATCTACATGCGCGGCCAGGCGCGCGACTACGACCAGTGGGCCGACATCACGGGCGATGCGAGCTGGCGCTGGGACAACGCCCTGCCCTATTTCCGCCGCCACGAAGACCACTGGCGCCTGGATCAGCCCGATTCCGCGAGCGAATCGTTCAAGCGCCTGCACGGCAGCAAGACCACCGGCGGCACGGGAGAGTGGCGCGTGGAAAAGCAGCGCCTGCGCTGGGACGTGCTGGACGCCTTCGCCCAGGCCGCGCAGCAGGCGGGCATTCCGGCCACCGACGATTTCAACGGCGGCGACAACGAGGGCGTGGGCTACTTCGAGGTCAACCAGAAGGCCGGCTGGCGCTGGAACACCGCCAAAGCCTTCCTGCGCCCCACCTGCTACGGGCGGCCCAACTTCGAGATGTGGACCGCCGCACAGGCCACCAAACTGTTGATCGACCCCCAGCCCGACGGCTCGCGCCGCTGCACCGGCGTGCAGGTGTGGACCGGCGAGGAGATGGTCACCGCCCACGCCACGCGCGAGGTGGTGCTGAGCGCGGGCGCGGTCAACTCGCCGCAACTGCTGCAGCTGTCGGGCATCGGCCCGGCGGCGCTGCTGCGCGAACACGGCATCAACGTGGTGCACGACCTGCCCGGCGTGGGCGCCAATTTGCAGGACCACCTGCAGATCCGCGCGGTGTTCAAGGTGAACGGCGTGCCCACGCTCAACATGCTGGCCGGCAGCTGGCTGGGCAAGGCGAAGATCGGGCTCGAATACGCCTTCAAGCGCAGCGGGCCCATGAGCATGGCGCCGTCGCAGCTGGGCGCCTTCACGCGCAGCTCGCCCGACCAGGCCCACCCCAACCTCGAATACCACGTGCAGCCGCTGTCGCTTGAGGCTTTCGGCGAGCCGCTGCACGCCTTTCCCGCCTTCACCGCCAGCGTGTGCAACCTGAACCCCACCAGCCGGGGCACCGTGCACATCAAGGGCCCCGACTTCCGCACCGCGCCGGCCATCGCACCCAACTACCTGAGCACGCCCGAGGACCGCCAGGTCGCCGCCGACAGCCTGCGCGTGACGCGCCGCATCGTCGCCCAGCCGGCGCTGGCGCCCTACCAGCCCGAGGAATGGAAGCCCGGCGTGCAGTTCGAGACCGACGAGGACCTGGCGCGGCTGGCCGGCGACATCGCCACCACCATCTTCCACCCCGTGGGCACGACGCGCATGGGCCGCGACGGCGACCCGATGGCGGTGCTGGATTCGCAGCTGCGCGTGCGCGGCATCGACGGCCTGCGCGTGGTGGACGCGGGCGCCATGCCCACCATCACCAGCGGCAACACCAACTCGCCCACGCTGATGCTGGCCGAGAAGGCCGCCGAATGGATACGGCAGGCGGCACAGGCGCAGGCCCAAGCGCCCGGGGCCGAGGCGGTCGTCGCCGCCATGCGCTGA
- a CDS encoding TonB-dependent siderophore receptor: MPIPQHRRPPHRARWAALAAALCIAATAAQAQPVAVDLPAQPLAQSLNALARQSGVQIVFVTDIAQGQQAPAVRGTLEVRDALQRLVAGTGLVVRAQDARTFTVERAGTAPAGSASGAAGAAAAGATMSEVRVQAARGEDTAYNAASSASGTKTEAPLRDVPQTIDVVPQQVIRDQGATSMQDTLRNVAGVGLSHGDGQRDQVSIRGFTSIGDQFVDGFRDDALYFRDLSNIERVEVVKGPAAVLYGRGSSGGLVNRVTKKPGTDVSDIALSVGSWADKRAEFDVGRAPSGSDWSWRVTGAAEDANSYRSQQFLERQAIAPSVLWKPDGATSLLLQADYLRDKRVTDFGIPAYRGRPVNVPAGTYFGSANARDADTSESTVSSFTATFSHRFSDTLRVRNALRYYHYDLDRQNTLPAGTTNEAAGTVALTRSGVDRRERGVFNQTELIQNLRTGRVAHEVLYGLELGQQNKDAISFTGGTLGNVNLWNPVLPVAPLNGGGAVSASALNRYLTRALYVQDQITLSPEWKVLAGLRYDRFGQETDNRPAGQSDFERTDTTWSPRAGLVWQPTAAQSYYVSVSRSYQPSAEMFALSATNTAIQPEQTTNYEVGAKLDLLDGRATATASLFQLERTDIKTTDPAQPTQLIPIGTQRTRGLELSLAGELAAGLQATLSYALLDTRITRSTATDAGQAVQGKRATITPRNAFSAWLTQRLGDDWSVGGGINYVGDRFANPGNTVTLPSYVVVDAMAQYRIGKATTVQLNLRNLFDRNYIVSAHGSSPNLNLPGAPRNVTVTLRHSF; the protein is encoded by the coding sequence ATGCCGATCCCCCAACACCGCCGCCCGCCACACCGCGCCCGCTGGGCTGCGCTGGCCGCCGCGCTGTGCATCGCCGCCACCGCCGCCCAGGCCCAGCCCGTCGCGGTGGACCTGCCCGCCCAGCCCCTGGCGCAGTCGCTGAACGCGCTGGCGCGCCAGAGCGGCGTGCAGATCGTGTTCGTCACCGACATCGCCCAGGGCCAGCAGGCGCCGGCGGTGCGCGGCACGCTGGAGGTGCGCGACGCGCTCCAGCGCCTGGTGGCCGGCACCGGGCTGGTGGTGCGCGCGCAGGATGCCCGCACCTTCACGGTCGAGCGCGCGGGCACCGCCCCCGCTGGCAGCGCCTCGGGGGCCGCGGGTGCTGCGGCGGCCGGCGCCACCATGAGCGAGGTGCGCGTGCAGGCGGCGCGCGGTGAGGACACGGCCTACAACGCCGCCTCGTCCGCCAGCGGCACCAAGACCGAGGCCCCGCTGCGCGACGTGCCGCAGACCATCGACGTGGTGCCGCAGCAGGTGATCCGCGACCAGGGCGCGACCTCGATGCAGGACACCCTGCGCAACGTGGCGGGCGTGGGCCTGTCGCACGGCGACGGCCAGCGCGACCAAGTCAGCATCCGCGGCTTCACCAGCATCGGCGACCAGTTCGTGGATGGCTTCCGGGACGATGCGCTGTACTTCCGCGACCTGTCCAACATCGAGCGCGTCGAGGTCGTGAAGGGCCCCGCCGCCGTGCTGTACGGGCGCGGCTCGTCCGGCGGCCTGGTCAACCGCGTGACGAAAAAGCCCGGCACGGACGTGTCCGACATCGCGCTCAGCGTGGGCAGCTGGGCCGACAAGCGCGCCGAGTTCGACGTGGGCCGCGCGCCCTCGGGCAGCGACTGGTCCTGGCGCGTGACCGGCGCGGCCGAGGACGCCAACAGCTATCGCAGCCAGCAGTTCCTGGAGCGCCAGGCGATCGCCCCTTCGGTGCTGTGGAAGCCCGACGGCGCCACCTCGCTGCTGCTGCAGGCCGACTACCTGCGCGACAAGCGAGTGACCGATTTCGGCATTCCGGCCTACCGGGGCCGCCCGGTCAACGTGCCCGCGGGCACGTACTTCGGCTCGGCCAATGCGCGCGATGCGGACACCTCCGAGTCCACCGTCAGCTCGTTCACCGCCACGTTCAGCCACCGCTTCTCCGACACGCTGCGCGTGCGCAACGCCCTGCGCTACTACCACTACGACCTCGATCGCCAGAACACCCTGCCCGCGGGCACCACGAACGAGGCCGCGGGCACCGTGGCGCTCACGCGTTCGGGCGTGGACCGGCGCGAGCGCGGCGTGTTCAACCAGACCGAGCTGATCCAGAACCTGCGCACCGGCCGCGTCGCGCACGAAGTGCTTTACGGCCTGGAGCTGGGCCAGCAGAACAAGGATGCGATCTCGTTCACCGGCGGCACCCTGGGCAACGTGAATCTGTGGAACCCGGTGCTGCCGGTGGCGCCGCTCAACGGCGGCGGGGCCGTGTCGGCCAGCGCGCTGAACCGCTACCTGACGCGCGCGCTCTACGTGCAGGACCAGATCACGCTGTCTCCCGAGTGGAAGGTGCTGGCCGGCCTGCGCTACGACCGCTTCGGCCAGGAAACCGACAACCGCCCGGCGGGCCAGAGCGATTTCGAGCGCACGGACACCACCTGGAGCCCGCGCGCGGGCCTGGTGTGGCAGCCCACGGCGGCGCAGTCGTACTACGTGTCGGTGAGCCGCTCCTACCAGCCCTCGGCCGAGATGTTCGCGCTGTCGGCCACCAACACGGCCATCCAGCCCGAGCAGACGACCAACTACGAGGTGGGTGCCAAGCTCGACCTGCTGGACGGCCGCGCCACGGCCACGGCCTCGCTGTTCCAGCTGGAGCGCACCGACATCAAGACCACCGACCCGGCGCAGCCCACGCAGCTGATCCCCATCGGCACGCAACGCACCCGCGGGCTGGAGCTGTCGCTGGCAGGCGAGCTGGCGGCGGGCCTGCAGGCCACGCTGAGCTACGCGCTGCTGGACACGCGCATCACGCGCTCCACGGCCACCGACGCCGGCCAGGCGGTGCAGGGCAAGCGCGCCACGATCACGCCGCGCAACGCGTTCTCGGCCTGGCTCACCCAGCGCCTGGGCGACGACTGGAGCGTGGGCGGCGGCATCAACTACGTTGGCGACCGCTTCGCCAACCCGGGAAACACGGTGACCCTGCCGTCCTACGTGGTGGTGGACGCCATGGCGCAGTACCGCATCGGCAAGGCGACCACGGTGCAGCTGAACCTGCGCAACCTGTTCGACCGCAACTACATCGTCTCGGCCCACGGCAGCAGCCCCAATTTGAACCTGCCGGGCGCGCCGCGCAATGTGACGGTGACGCTGCGGCACAGCTTTTGA
- a CDS encoding FecR family protein: MPPADSAAAPAARAAGAGSLSARGAGRRAHLPIDDALAPFADLLRQHLPTPEDIEQAAAQRRERRSRSTKARTAGAATALAVAAVAGVLWGDPALHRETLAAAVGERQARPLPDGSTVRLNSGARVEVALHLRSRRLSLVRGEAAFEVAHAPWHAWAPWLQRPFTVQAGEVAVEDIGTVFNIRRDFRPAADNGSESEPESGADITVQQGSVRVHAGAGAAPVLLHAGQALHTRTGKALPAPVAADTARVAAWQAGRLQLDATPLADAVAEMQRHRRAPIVLADPHAAALRISGQFDLDRIDQLIDLLPRLAPVRVERQANGGVVIGLRQDHQKP, translated from the coding sequence ATGCCGCCCGCTGATTCCGCAGCCGCACCGGCAGCCCGTGCGGCCGGCGCTGGCAGCCTTTCCGCGCGCGGCGCGGGCCGCCGCGCCCACCTGCCCATCGACGACGCCCTGGCGCCATTCGCCGACCTGCTGCGCCAGCACCTGCCCACGCCCGAAGACATCGAACAGGCCGCCGCCCAGCGCCGGGAGCGCCGCTCGCGTTCAACGAAGGCCCGCACCGCAGGCGCCGCCACGGCATTGGCAGTGGCTGCCGTAGCAGGGGTGCTGTGGGGCGACCCGGCCCTGCACCGCGAGACGCTGGCGGCTGCCGTAGGCGAGCGGCAGGCCCGCCCGCTGCCCGACGGCAGCACGGTGCGCCTGAACAGCGGCGCCCGCGTGGAAGTGGCCCTGCATCTGCGCTCGCGCCGCCTGTCGCTGGTGCGCGGCGAAGCGGCGTTCGAGGTGGCTCACGCGCCCTGGCACGCCTGGGCGCCCTGGCTTCAGCGCCCCTTTACCGTGCAGGCGGGCGAGGTGGCGGTGGAGGACATCGGCACCGTCTTCAACATCCGCCGCGACTTCAGGCCAGCGGCCGACAACGGGTCTGAAAGTGAGCCGGAAAGTGGCGCCGACATCACCGTGCAGCAGGGCAGCGTGCGCGTGCACGCCGGGGCCGGCGCGGCACCGGTGCTGCTGCATGCGGGCCAGGCGCTGCACACCCGCACGGGCAAGGCCCTGCCCGCCCCCGTGGCCGCGGACACCGCCCGCGTCGCCGCGTGGCAGGCCGGCCGGCTGCAACTGGACGCCACGCCGCTGGCCGACGCCGTGGCCGAGATGCAGCGCCACCGCCGTGCCCCCATCGTGCTGGCCGACCCGCATGCGGCGGCACTGCGCATCTCCGGGCAGTTCGACCTGGACCGCATCGACCAGCTGATCGACCTGCTGCCCCGCCTCGCCCCGGTGCGGGTGGAACGGCAGGCCAACGGCGGCGTGGTGATCGGCCTGCGCCAGGACCATCAAAAACCATAG
- a CDS encoding MlaE family ABC transporter permease produces MTEDDSQPRITRDDTPDGPCVVLHGRWGAAELGTRRHWRAVSAQLSETRGGPATGWDLRSLQWLDHVGAQLLWNHWGRAWPERLALDDSQRDMLQRVAEFSSIRPPDTPWRLAEQVDRLGVQVLHAVSHMLHLLELVGQLFIDLFCAARSPRRAPWRDVSGHLYRMGATAMPITAIVGFLIGVVLAYLMSLQLRQFGAESFIVNILGISLIRELGPMLAAILVAGRSGSSITAQIGVMRVTEELDAMRVMGIAHGFRLVMPRAVALAVAMPLIAVWTTLCALAGGMLAADLALGVSPAYFVQALPNAVSFPNLVMAVAKSVVFGVSIALIGCHWGLRVKPNTQSLGEGTTASVVSSITMVIIVDALFAIAFKNLGI; encoded by the coding sequence ATGACCGAAGACGACAGCCAGCCCCGCATCACCCGAGACGACACGCCCGACGGCCCCTGTGTGGTGTTGCACGGCCGCTGGGGTGCGGCGGAGCTGGGCACGCGCCGCCACTGGCGCGCGGTGTCGGCCCAGCTGTCCGAAACGCGGGGCGGTCCCGCCACCGGCTGGGACCTGCGCAGCCTGCAGTGGCTGGACCACGTGGGCGCGCAGTTGCTGTGGAACCACTGGGGCCGCGCCTGGCCCGAGCGGCTGGCACTCGACGACAGCCAGCGCGACATGCTCCAGCGCGTGGCCGAATTCAGCAGCATCCGCCCGCCCGACACGCCCTGGCGGCTGGCCGAGCAGGTGGACCGGCTCGGCGTGCAGGTGCTGCACGCGGTCTCGCACATGCTCCATCTGCTCGAACTGGTGGGGCAGCTGTTCATCGATCTTTTCTGTGCCGCGCGCTCGCCGCGCCGCGCGCCCTGGCGCGACGTGTCGGGCCACCTCTACCGCATGGGGGCGACGGCGATGCCCATCACGGCCATCGTGGGCTTTCTCATCGGGGTGGTGCTGGCCTACCTGATGTCACTGCAGTTGCGGCAGTTCGGCGCCGAGTCGTTCATCGTCAACATCCTGGGCATTTCATTGATCCGCGAGCTGGGCCCCATGCTCGCGGCCATTTTGGTGGCGGGCCGTTCGGGCTCGTCCATCACGGCGCAGATCGGCGTGATGCGCGTGACCGAAGAGCTCGATGCCATGCGCGTCATGGGCATTGCGCACGGCTTTCGCCTCGTCATGCCGCGCGCCGTGGCGCTGGCCGTGGCCATGCCGCTGATCGCCGTGTGGACCACGCTGTGCGCGCTGGCCGGCGGCATGCTCGCGGCCGACCTCGCGCTGGGCGTGTCGCCCGCCTACTTCGTGCAGGCGCTGCCCAACGCGGTGAGCTTTCCCAACCTGGTGATGGCGGTGGCCAAGTCGGTGGTGTTCGGCGTGTCCATCGCGCTCATCGGCTGCCACTGGGGCCTGCGCGTCAAGCCCAACACGCAGAGCCTGGGCGAGGGCACCACGGCCTCGGTGGTGAGCTCCATCACCATGGTGATCATCGTGGACGCGCTGTTCGCCATCGCGTTCAAGAACCTCGGGATCTGA
- a CDS encoding phosphoadenosine phosphosulfate reductase domain-containing protein, producing the protein MSSIDLARINAELGKDAQGLVDWAVGLGRPTIVTTNFRPFEAVILHMVTRARPDVPVVWMDNGYNTEATYQFADEVTRQLGLNLSIYLPRRSRAHREAVEGPAPALDDPRHTAFTEEVKLEPFARALREMAPQVWFTALRATDTAVRAQMDPVSINPDGLIKVAPLLHWSSKDLYEYLVAHQLPNNFDYVDPTKGEDNRECGLHLAH; encoded by the coding sequence ATGAGCAGCATCGACCTCGCAAGAATCAACGCCGAACTCGGCAAGGACGCCCAGGGCCTCGTGGACTGGGCCGTGGGCCTGGGCCGGCCCACCATCGTCACCACCAATTTCCGGCCGTTCGAGGCCGTCATCCTGCACATGGTCACGCGGGCCCGGCCCGACGTGCCGGTGGTGTGGATGGACAACGGCTACAACACTGAGGCGACCTACCAGTTCGCCGACGAGGTCACCCGGCAGCTCGGCCTGAACCTGTCGATCTACCTGCCGCGCCGCTCGCGCGCCCACCGCGAAGCCGTCGAAGGCCCGGCGCCCGCGCTCGACGATCCGCGGCATACCGCCTTCACCGAAGAGGTCAAGCTCGAGCCCTTCGCCCGCGCGCTGCGCGAGATGGCCCCGCAGGTGTGGTTCACCGCGCTGCGCGCCACCGACACGGCCGTGCGCGCGCAGATGGACCCGGTGAGCATCAACCCCGACGGCCTGATCAAGGTCGCGCCGCTGCTGCACTGGTCGTCCAAGGACCTGTACGAATACCTGGTGGCCCACCAGTTGCCCAACAATTTCGACTATGTGGACCCCACCAAGGGCGAGGACAACCGCGAATGCGGCCTGCATCTGGCGCACTGA
- a CDS encoding ABC transporter ATP-binding protein: MDDTSLIPAPAAHTAPQAPPADAPPVVEIKGLSTVFGKGKEAFAVHENLDLTVRRGEMLALVGGSGTGKTVLLRQMLGLTRPAKGEVTVLGRPAAEMGRAGAASRVGMLFQQGALFSAFNVLDNVAFALREQGTLPGDLVCDAAMVKLQMVGLKPEHATRMPADLSGGMIKRVALARALIMDPPLLLLDEPTAGLDPNSSDDFCELLRELRAALGLTVVMVTHDLDTLFALSTRVAVLAEKKVIVSGPPQEVVHFDHPFIQHFFLGERGRRAMAPAPASPSTKDA, encoded by the coding sequence ATGGACGACACCTCGCTCATCCCCGCCCCCGCCGCGCACACCGCGCCGCAGGCCCCGCCCGCCGACGCGCCGCCGGTGGTCGAGATCAAGGGGCTGTCCACTGTGTTCGGCAAGGGCAAGGAGGCCTTCGCCGTGCACGAGAACCTCGACCTCACCGTGCGCCGCGGCGAGATGCTGGCCCTGGTGGGCGGCTCGGGCACCGGCAAAACGGTGCTGCTGCGCCAGATGCTGGGCCTCACGCGGCCGGCCAAGGGCGAGGTGACGGTGCTGGGCCGCCCCGCCGCCGAGATGGGCCGCGCCGGCGCCGCCAGCCGCGTGGGCATGCTGTTCCAGCAGGGCGCGCTGTTCTCCGCCTTCAACGTGCTCGACAACGTGGCCTTCGCGCTGCGCGAGCAGGGCACGCTGCCGGGCGACCTGGTCTGCGATGCGGCCATGGTCAAGCTGCAGATGGTGGGCCTCAAGCCCGAGCACGCCACGCGCATGCCGGCCGACCTCTCGGGCGGCATGATCAAGCGCGTGGCCCTGGCGCGCGCGCTCATCATGGACCCGCCCCTGCTGCTGCTGGACGAGCCCACCGCGGGCCTCGATCCCAACAGCTCCGACGATTTCTGCGAACTGCTGCGCGAACTGCGCGCCGCGCTCGGCCTCACGGTGGTGATGGTCACGCACGACCTGGACACGCTGTTTGCGCTCAGCACCCGCGTGGCCGTGCTGGCCGAAAAGAAGGTCATCGTCTCCGGCCCCCCGCAGGAGGTCGTGCACTTCGACCACCCGTTCATTCAACATTTCTTTCTCGGCGAACGCGGCCGGCGCGCCATGGCGCCCGCACCGGCTTCGCCCTCGACCAAGGACGCCTGA
- a CDS encoding ABC-type transport auxiliary lipoprotein family protein, whose amino-acid sequence MIANRRRVHCAGAVFGLALAAVLAGCSALPAPPARAEVYDFGPGLMEAAPSDRRAPLPPLALADVTTTGPVEGSTAVLYRLAYDDARRLRPYNQARWSQPPAQLVQKAVRDQLGLRRAVLTGDEGAAQILEGGALPALLRLEIEEFSHVFSAPATSAGLVRLRVSIAESTPAGEKLLAQRVFLVQRPAATADAPGGTRALADATAQAAQDIAQWLEQMGR is encoded by the coding sequence ATGATAGCAAATCGCCGCCGTGTTCATTGCGCTGGAGCCGTTTTTGGCTTGGCACTCGCCGCCGTGCTGGCCGGCTGCTCGGCCCTGCCCGCGCCGCCCGCGCGCGCCGAGGTGTACGACTTCGGCCCCGGCCTGATGGAGGCCGCGCCCTCCGACCGCCGCGCGCCGCTGCCGCCCCTGGCCCTGGCCGACGTGACCACCACCGGCCCGGTCGAGGGCAGCACCGCCGTGCTGTACCGCCTGGCCTACGACGACGCGCGCCGCCTGCGCCCCTACAACCAGGCGCGCTGGAGCCAGCCGCCCGCGCAACTGGTGCAAAAGGCCGTGCGCGACCAGTTGGGCCTGCGCCGCGCCGTGCTGACGGGCGACGAAGGCGCCGCGCAGATCCTGGAGGGCGGCGCCCTGCCGGCCCTGCTGCGCCTGGAGATCGAAGAGTTCAGCCATGTGTTCAGCGCGCCTGCCACCAGCGCGGGGCTGGTGCGCCTGCGCGTGTCCATTGCCGAATCCACGCCGGCCGGCGAAAAGCTGCTGGCCCAGCGCGTGTTCCTGGTCCAGCGCCCCGCCGCCACGGCCGATGCGCCCGGCGGCACCCGCGCCCTGGCCGACGCCACGGCCCAGGCCGCGCAGGACATCGCGCAGTGGCTGGAGCAGATGGGGCGGTAA
- a CDS encoding RNA polymerase sigma factor, with amino-acid sequence MTHPASLPPPAEPLLAALVKHYEDLVGSLRHRFGEECFPREIVNDLCVRLLERPVPGEIANPLAFLRCVAQDLAIDRHRAQARRRETAHEHPEADAPDRPAAPLSLPELALAAHQRQRALLAAIEQLPQASREAFILTKLYGMPQDEAARRMGVSRGMVARHLARALRDVEPVLNEGAGHAAR; translated from the coding sequence ATGACGCATCCCGCCTCGCTTCCTCCACCGGCCGAGCCCCTGCTCGCCGCCCTGGTGAAGCACTACGAAGACCTGGTGGGATCGCTGCGGCACCGCTTTGGCGAGGAGTGCTTTCCGCGCGAGATCGTGAACGACCTGTGCGTGCGACTGCTGGAGCGCCCCGTGCCCGGCGAGATCGCCAATCCGCTGGCGTTCTTGCGCTGCGTGGCGCAGGACCTGGCCATCGACCGCCACCGCGCCCAGGCCCGGCGCCGCGAGACGGCGCACGAGCACCCCGAGGCGGACGCTCCCGACCGCCCGGCCGCGCCGCTATCGCTGCCGGAGCTGGCGCTGGCCGCCCACCAGCGCCAGCGGGCGCTGCTGGCCGCCATCGAGCAACTGCCGCAGGCCAGCCGAGAGGCGTTCATTCTCACCAAGCTCTACGGCATGCCGCAGGACGAGGCCGCCCGGCGCATGGGGGTGTCGCGCGGGATGGTCGCCCGCCACCTGGCGCGCGCCCTGCGCGACGTGGAGCCGGTGCTGAACGAAGGCGCCGGCCATGCCGCCCGCTGA
- a CDS encoding sulfite exporter TauE/SafE family protein, producing MEWIIVSLASLLAGFVDAIVGGGGLVLVPALFATFPNAPPATLLGTNKSASIWGTGIATWQYSRRVQMRWQAMLPAAAAGFVGAFAGAWTVTVVSADSLRKLLPLILLAVLLYTLARKDLGRHHTPRFEGRIETRLACAIGLAVGFYDGFFGPGTGSFFVFLFVRLLGYDFLNASVSAKLLNLATNVAAIILFAAKGHVWWHFAVPLAVANVVGSVIGTHMALKHGTGFVRGIFIVVVSSLILKTGYDAFLR from the coding sequence ATGGAATGGATCATTGTTTCTCTGGCGTCGCTGCTGGCCGGCTTCGTGGACGCCATCGTCGGGGGCGGCGGCCTCGTCCTGGTACCCGCCCTGTTCGCCACCTTTCCCAACGCGCCGCCCGCCACGCTGCTGGGCACCAACAAGAGCGCCTCCATCTGGGGCACGGGCATCGCCACCTGGCAGTACAGCCGCCGGGTGCAGATGCGCTGGCAGGCGATGCTGCCGGCCGCCGCGGCGGGCTTCGTGGGGGCCTTCGCGGGCGCCTGGACGGTGACGGTGGTCTCGGCGGATTCGCTGCGCAAGCTGCTGCCGCTCATCTTGCTGGCGGTGCTGCTGTATACGCTGGCCCGCAAGGACCTGGGGCGCCACCACACCCCGCGCTTCGAGGGCCGGATCGAGACGCGCCTGGCCTGCGCCATCGGCCTGGCGGTGGGGTTCTACGACGGCTTCTTCGGGCCGGGCACGGGTAGCTTCTTCGTCTTCCTGTTCGTGCGGCTGCTGGGCTACGACTTCCTGAACGCCTCGGTGTCGGCCAAGCTGCTCAACCTGGCGACCAACGTGGCGGCCATCATCCTGTTCGCGGCCAAGGGGCACGTGTGGTGGCACTTCGCGGTGCCGCTGGCGGTGGCGAACGTGGTGGGCAGCGTCATCGGCACGCACATGGCGCTCAAGCACGGCACGGGTTTCGTGCGCGGCATCTTCATCGTGGTGGTCAGCTCGCTGATCCTCAAGACGGGCTACGACGCATTCCTGCGCTGA
- a CDS encoding MlaD family protein, producing the protein MENKSHALAAGIFVVVVAALLAGLGLWLTRDNTSYQLYELSSKQSVGGLQPQAAVRYKGVAVGKVVRIGFDPDVAGNVLIRIAVSDQAPVTPATFAVLGYQGVTGLAHVLLDDGQQAEPPLPKGSSGLPRLPLKTSPFGQLAEQGPAILSQVEEATGRINDLLSDDNQKRIATAIDNLGQAAGNASALMKRLDATVVQRLDPALAAVPGVASDARETLQALRQAGNSASAAANEVGTAVKQLSAEGGPIDQIAEGSKSLASAADRFGRVTLPRLNHAADETSRAVRRLGRTASTISDNPQSLIYGSGTAAGGPGEPGFEAPVVVKP; encoded by the coding sequence ATGGAAAACAAGTCCCACGCCCTCGCTGCGGGCATCTTCGTGGTCGTCGTGGCGGCCCTGCTCGCGGGGCTGGGCCTTTGGCTCACCCGCGACAACACCAGCTACCAGCTCTACGAGCTGTCCAGCAAGCAGAGCGTGGGCGGGCTGCAGCCGCAGGCCGCCGTGCGCTACAAGGGCGTGGCGGTCGGCAAGGTGGTGCGCATCGGCTTCGACCCCGACGTGGCCGGCAACGTGCTGATCCGCATCGCCGTGAGCGACCAGGCGCCCGTCACCCCGGCCACCTTCGCCGTGCTGGGCTACCAGGGCGTGACGGGCCTGGCCCACGTGCTGCTGGACGACGGCCAGCAGGCCGAGCCGCCGCTGCCCAAGGGATCGAGCGGCCTGCCGCGCCTGCCGCTCAAGACCTCGCCCTTCGGCCAATTGGCCGAGCAGGGGCCCGCGATCCTCTCGCAGGTGGAAGAGGCCACGGGCCGCATCAACGACCTGCTGAGCGACGACAACCAAAAGCGCATCGCCACTGCCATCGACAATCTGGGCCAGGCCGCCGGCAACGCCAGCGCGCTGATGAAGCGCCTGGACGCCACCGTGGTGCAGCGGCTCGACCCCGCGCTGGCCGCCGTGCCCGGCGTGGCCAGCGATGCGCGCGAGACGCTGCAGGCGCTGCGCCAGGCCGGCAACAGCGCCTCCGCCGCGGCCAACGAGGTGGGCACCGCCGTCAAGCAGCTGAGCGCCGAGGGCGGCCCCATCGACCAGATCGCCGAGGGCTCCAAGTCGCTGGCCTCCGCCGCCGACCGCTTCGGCCGCGTCACCTTGCCGCGTCTGAACCACGCCGCCGACGAGACCTCGCGCGCGGTGCGCCGCCTGGGCCGCACCGCCAGCACCATCAGCGACAACCCGCAGTCGCTCATCTACGGATCGGGCACTGCCGCCGGCGGGCCGGGCGAGCCCGGCTTCGAGGCACCCGTCGTCGTCAAACCCTGA